The Methylomicrobium agile genome has a segment encoding these proteins:
- a CDS encoding alkene reductase, producing MSQLFNPVRIGRHTLPNRLVMAPMTRSRADDDGIPSDLVALYYAQRASAGLIITEGVFPSAMGKGYVRTPGIATDAQATAWKKVTEAVHANDGRIFMQLMHCGRISHPSLLPNDAQPVAPSAIKPAGQTWTASGLQDFVTPRALNLDEIAGVIDDYRMATRRALEAGFDGVELHTASGYLPEQFLSSGSNQRQDQYGGSVANRARFVLDVLGAMVAEAGGDRVGIKISPEMNFNDIVDANPQETYTYLVDQLRELNLAYLHVALFGAKIDYHALLSPRFNGAYLMGGGLDQASAEAILADGRADATVFGSAFLANPDLPERFRQGVALNTPDKNTFYTPGAQGYTDYPLLNGTNAN from the coding sequence ATGAGCCAACTTTTTAACCCCGTTCGCATTGGTCGCCATACGCTGCCAAATCGCTTGGTCATGGCACCGATGACTCGGTCGCGCGCTGACGACGACGGAATCCCTAGCGACCTAGTCGCCCTCTATTACGCTCAACGTGCCAGCGCCGGTTTGATCATCACCGAAGGTGTCTTCCCGTCGGCCATGGGCAAGGGCTATGTGCGCACGCCGGGAATAGCGACCGATGCCCAGGCCACCGCCTGGAAAAAAGTGACTGAGGCCGTCCACGCCAACGATGGTCGTATCTTCATGCAACTGATGCACTGTGGCCGTATCTCGCATCCATCTCTGCTGCCGAATGACGCACAACCCGTCGCGCCTTCCGCCATCAAGCCAGCCGGCCAGACTTGGACAGCCAGCGGCTTGCAGGACTTTGTTACACCCCGCGCACTCAACCTGGACGAGATTGCCGGTGTAATCGATGACTACCGCATGGCTACCCGCCGCGCCCTAGAGGCCGGTTTCGATGGTGTCGAGCTCCACACTGCTTCCGGCTATTTGCCTGAACAGTTTCTGTCTTCCGGCAGCAACCAGCGGCAGGATCAATACGGTGGTTCTGTGGCGAATCGTGCCCGCTTTGTGCTGGACGTGCTGGGCGCAATGGTCGCCGAAGCCGGCGGGGATCGCGTCGGGATCAAGATTTCCCCGGAAATGAACTTCAACGACATCGTCGATGCCAATCCTCAGGAAACTTATACTTACCTGGTCGATCAACTACGTGAACTCAATCTGGCTTACCTGCACGTCGCACTGTTCGGTGCCAAAATCGATTACCACGCCCTGTTGAGCCCACGCTTTAACGGTGCTTACCTGATGGGTGGTGGTCTTGACCAGGCAAGCGCTGAGGCGATTCTGGCCGATGGCCGAGCCGACGCGACGGTGTTCGGTAGTGCCTTCCTGGCGAACCCCGATCTGCCCGAGCGATTCCGCCAAGGCGTGGCACTCAACACCCCGGACAAGAACACGTTCTACACGCCCGGTGCCCAAGGCTACACTGATTACCCGTTGTTGAACGGAACGAACGCTAATTGA
- a CDS encoding phage/plasmid replication protein, II/X family: MLIDWITAYVSLETIGQEHWEKLRLLTERVIRFKPSDTSHDADDCYFLIDRDTVVYETAAWESVRSDSHQIAFRVGSDALWIQGSPARVCGSGDAVFGEGAAAALDLSGCVHRMAAFVSQKLAIPLFFEDKDWHVTRIDLTGNLLLDSVDDVREALRILRNCEGGRYRVSQQAGDTVYWSHCSRLRSGKAYAKGPHIRHQLKQENYTGRMYTLDEQALLDRLLRLELKLGAQWIRERAGVPWFRLNKQDLTDEWESYFFRMIGAADMHTNDDVKERILAAAKTEGRGKAAYLCFLFIQEHGWERAKSEYPHNTWYRHLRVIRDAGLGDADIAAGKVVPLRRRIIECQNVQSWPHLFQLAA; this comes from the coding sequence GTGTTGATCGACTGGATCACCGCTTACGTTTCTCTCGAAACCATCGGCCAGGAGCACTGGGAAAAACTCCGCCTCCTGACCGAACGCGTGATTCGCTTCAAGCCGTCCGACACCTCCCACGACGCGGACGATTGCTACTTCCTGATCGACCGTGATACCGTCGTTTACGAAACTGCCGCCTGGGAATCCGTCCGTTCCGATTCCCATCAAATTGCTTTCCGCGTCGGTTCTGATGCGCTCTGGATACAAGGCTCCCCGGCCCGCGTGTGCGGTTCCGGCGATGCCGTATTCGGCGAAGGGGCCGCTGCCGCGCTAGACCTCTCCGGCTGCGTTCATCGGATGGCGGCTTTTGTCTCACAAAAGCTCGCCATTCCGCTTTTTTTCGAAGACAAGGATTGGCACGTGACCCGGATCGACCTGACCGGCAATTTACTGCTCGACTCCGTCGATGATGTCCGCGAAGCCTTGCGTATTCTCCGTAACTGCGAGGGTGGCCGCTATCGCGTCAGCCAACAGGCTGGCGATACCGTTTACTGGTCCCATTGTTCCCGCCTGCGGAGTGGCAAAGCCTACGCCAAAGGTCCCCATATTCGCCATCAGCTCAAACAAGAGAATTATACCGGGCGCATGTACACGCTTGATGAACAAGCCCTCTTAGACCGCCTCCTTCGCCTGGAGCTAAAACTTGGCGCACAGTGGATACGGGAGCGCGCCGGCGTTCCGTGGTTTCGCTTGAACAAACAAGACTTAACTGATGAATGGGAAAGCTACTTTTTCCGCATGATTGGAGCTGCTGACATGCACACGAACGACGACGTAAAAGAACGCATCTTGGCGGCGGCCAAGACCGAAGGGCGGGGAAAAGCCGCTTATCTGTGCTTCCTCTTCATCCAGGAACATGGATGGGAAAGAGCAAAGAGCGAATACCCTCATAACACATGGTATCGCCATTTACGAGTGATCCGCGATGCCGGCCTCGGCGATGCCGACATTGCCGCCGGTAAGGTGGTCCCCTTGCGTCGCCGTATTATCGAATGCCAGAACGTCCAGTCCTGGCCTCATCTTTTTCAACTCGCTGCTTAG
- a CDS encoding transposase: protein MAEHQWAKVSKPLVVILDNASIHTAKKLEPYWDLLEEKGMRFYFLPPYSPELNRIELLWHKMKYEWLKFKLYTPDELEQAIDEIGEGFGDLQADFFLGA, encoded by the coding sequence GTGGCAGAGCATCAATGGGCGAAAGTCAGCAAGCCTTTGGTGGTCATTTTGGACAATGCGTCCATCCATACTGCCAAAAAACTGGAACCTTACTGGGACCTCTTGGAAGAAAAAGGCATGCGCTTTTATTTTCTGCCACCGTACAGTCCTGAACTGAATCGGATTGAGCTACTTTGGCACAAGATGAAATATGAATGGCTCAAATTCAAACTGTATACGCCAGATGAACTGGAACAGGCCATCGATGAAATTGGCGAAGGATTTGGGGATTTACAAGCTGACTTTTTTCTAGGCGCTTAG
- a CDS encoding pirin family protein, which yields MSNIAQLHPMNIGRGFRAYFLRGGEMAEPIDPFLGIDHAWISTPTFQPHPHAGFSAVSYLFLDSETGIDNRDSLGNRNRIQPGGLHWTAAGRGVVHDEVPAEIGKTVHMLQIFVNLVVERQNAEPFALSIEPWDVPIVQLPGVKVRVPLGSFGEARSLLHPPTEVCLLDISLDEGANLSVPVPTGHSAFIMPIFGTLEINGESFDANEPKLPVFPAQATSREITLQAKHGNAKVVLFSGLPLRQPVHWQGSLALASAEALTASFAAYQRGEFGSL from the coding sequence ATGAGCAATATCGCCCAACTACACCCCATGAACATCGGCAGAGGCTTTCGTGCTTACTTCCTACGAGGTGGCGAGATGGCCGAACCGATCGACCCCTTTCTCGGCATCGATCATGCCTGGATCAGTACGCCAACCTTCCAGCCGCATCCCCACGCGGGTTTTTCAGCGGTGTCCTACCTGTTTCTCGACTCGGAAACCGGGATCGATAACCGGGATTCGCTGGGGAATCGTAACCGCATTCAGCCAGGCGGTCTCCACTGGACGGCTGCCGGTCGCGGGGTCGTGCATGACGAAGTTCCTGCCGAAATCGGCAAGACCGTGCATATGTTGCAAATTTTCGTCAATCTGGTGGTTGAACGGCAGAACGCCGAACCGTTTGCGTTGAGCATTGAGCCGTGGGACGTACCGATTGTGCAGTTGCCCGGAGTGAAGGTCCGCGTACCCCTTGGCTCCTTTGGTGAAGCACGTTCCTTGCTGCATCCACCGACGGAGGTTTGCCTGCTCGATATCTCTCTTGATGAGGGGGCCAATCTGTCAGTGCCAGTCCCGACCGGCCATAGCGCTTTCATCATGCCGATCTTCGGCACACTGGAGATTAACGGCGAATCCTTTGATGCCAACGAACCCAAGCTGCCCGTGTTTCCGGCTCAGGCAACGTCTCGTGAAATTACGCTGCAGGCGAAGCACGGCAATGCCAAGGTCGTCCTGTTCTCCGGCTTGCCGTTGCGCCAACCGGTGCATTGGCAAGGGTCGTTAGCGTTGGCGTCAGCCGAAGCGCTAACTGCGAGTTTTGCCGCTTATCAACGTGGGGAATTCGGCTCACTTTGA
- a CDS encoding Tn3 family transposase, with amino-acid sequence MPRIKILNTTEKNDFESPPVFNSVERRRFFTLPQMLNEAMENLKSPTNKVCFVVTAGYFKARHRFFARQFHQTDIAYVARQIGVQTDDVDTSVYDKASYLRHQRIILNYFGFTLFDTAARVFAKHEILIMLRVQFRPKIILLDTIQLLTRKEISLPSYNVLAALIVEAINEHQHGLNKIIENSLNKVQQDMLDALLEKATGSGSDDKWRYQITLLKKASQSTRPSKIKANLADLQNLMALYLEFKPVVNQLGLSYECLRYYAYSVVKAQIHQVSRRAKEDRYLHLIAFIVYQTLKLQDMLIDVLLLAVQSAINATYNEHKEICYQEIESRNQSVTQLVDGLQNDFISTLGTIKAIIADAGLTADQKVVAIEVAINRPASKKTGIEQRINDFKDELTTLQQQGIGYYDLLEKRSLKLQGRVADIVRQAIFDSNCGKPLLLEAIVHYQKRSGNIDKQAPIAFLTPEQRSLIVAQDGKFRVSLYKALLYLAVADAVKSGVLNLLHSEKYRSLDDYMIPKIDWDANRDEYMQRAELTRYSDCQATLKALSQAVDFRYEETNNRFIAGGNPYLTFRSNGTFHVSTPKLEEVDSLALGSVFPERKYIPLLEALATVNNATGFLEEFEHWQMKRRHPKPARKVFFAGIMAYGCDIGYRKLAQISKQINENELDNTLNWYFSLANVQSANDRILQFMDKMEIPDIYRNQAGQLHTSSDGQKVGVSVDSLNANYSFKYLGKDKGASVISFIDMRQMMWHSMVISSAEREAPYVIDGLMHNDVIKSDIHSTDTHGYSEVIFAATFFLNFTFAPRIKGLGRQKLYAFRNGKTKTTGQDTQGFKPDRYINEEIASVQWDEMLRFIATIKLKRTTASQLFRRLNSYSKQHPLYKALKEFGKIPKTLFILKYADDLEFRQAIEKQLNKVEGANKLSKAISLGNDHAFAQGEKEDQDIAEGCRRLIKNTLICWNYLYLAKELGKDNNEERKKELMEAIRNDSVMRWSHFNLQGEYDFSDEKMVDSIGL; translated from the coding sequence ATGCCCAGAATTAAGATTCTCAACACCACCGAAAAAAACGACTTTGAATCGCCGCCGGTGTTTAATAGTGTTGAACGTCGGCGATTCTTTACCCTACCGCAAATGCTCAATGAAGCAATGGAGAACTTGAAGTCTCCAACCAATAAGGTCTGTTTCGTGGTGACGGCAGGCTACTTCAAAGCTAGGCATCGATTTTTTGCTCGACAGTTCCATCAAACGGACATTGCGTATGTTGCCAGGCAAATAGGCGTACAGACTGATGACGTTGATACGAGCGTCTATGACAAGGCGAGCTATCTTCGCCACCAACGCATTATTTTAAATTACTTCGGTTTTACCCTATTTGATACTGCCGCAAGGGTATTTGCCAAACACGAAATTTTAATCATGTTGCGCGTCCAGTTCAGGCCAAAAATAATTTTACTGGACACCATACAGCTATTGACGCGTAAGGAAATTTCCCTGCCTAGCTATAACGTACTGGCCGCTTTGATTGTCGAAGCGATTAATGAGCATCAGCACGGCCTAAACAAAATCATTGAAAACAGTCTTAACAAAGTCCAGCAAGACATGCTTGATGCCTTACTGGAAAAGGCAACAGGCTCAGGTTCTGATGATAAATGGCGTTATCAAATTACGCTGCTTAAAAAAGCGTCCCAATCGACCAGACCATCGAAAATCAAAGCCAATCTTGCTGATCTACAGAATTTGATGGCACTTTATCTCGAATTTAAACCCGTAGTGAATCAGCTCGGTTTAAGTTATGAATGCTTGCGCTACTACGCCTATTCCGTTGTTAAAGCCCAGATTCACCAGGTTTCTCGCCGGGCAAAGGAGGATCGTTATTTACATTTGATTGCTTTCATTGTTTACCAAACTCTGAAACTGCAAGACATGTTAATTGATGTCCTGCTGTTGGCCGTCCAATCCGCGATCAACGCCACCTATAATGAACATAAGGAAATCTGTTACCAAGAGATAGAAAGCCGGAATCAGTCCGTCACACAATTGGTTGACGGCCTGCAGAACGATTTCATAAGCACCCTTGGTACGATCAAAGCCATCATTGCTGATGCTGGATTAACCGCAGATCAAAAAGTGGTGGCAATAGAGGTGGCCATTAATCGGCCAGCATCCAAAAAAACTGGTATCGAGCAGCGAATCAACGATTTCAAGGATGAGCTAACCACTCTTCAGCAGCAGGGCATCGGTTACTATGACTTACTCGAAAAACGATCTCTCAAACTACAAGGTCGCGTTGCCGATATAGTGCGGCAGGCAATTTTTGATTCAAATTGCGGCAAGCCATTGTTACTGGAAGCCATTGTGCATTATCAGAAAAGATCTGGAAATATCGACAAGCAGGCACCGATTGCGTTTTTAACGCCGGAACAGCGTAGTTTGATAGTCGCTCAAGACGGCAAGTTTCGGGTGTCTCTGTATAAGGCGCTACTTTATCTTGCGGTTGCGGATGCTGTCAAATCCGGCGTTCTCAACCTGCTTCATTCAGAAAAATATCGTTCCCTGGATGATTATATGATCCCAAAAATCGATTGGGATGCAAACCGGGATGAATACATGCAACGGGCAGAATTAACCCGCTATTCTGATTGCCAGGCAACCTTGAAAGCGTTATCGCAGGCCGTTGATTTCCGTTATGAGGAAACCAATAACCGCTTTATAGCCGGCGGCAATCCATACCTGACGTTTCGGAGTAATGGTACATTCCATGTTTCGACACCCAAGCTTGAGGAAGTGGATAGCTTGGCATTAGGTAGCGTATTTCCGGAGCGGAAATACATCCCCTTGCTTGAAGCGTTGGCAACGGTTAATAACGCAACCGGGTTTCTTGAAGAATTTGAACATTGGCAGATGAAGCGCCGGCACCCCAAGCCGGCTAGGAAGGTTTTCTTCGCAGGAATCATGGCCTACGGTTGCGATATCGGTTACCGCAAACTGGCGCAAATTTCCAAGCAGATCAATGAAAATGAGTTGGATAACACGCTGAATTGGTATTTTTCGTTAGCTAACGTCCAAAGCGCGAATGACCGCATTTTACAATTCATGGATAAAATGGAGATACCGGATATTTACCGGAATCAAGCCGGCCAGTTGCACACCTCCAGTGATGGGCAAAAAGTCGGGGTGTCTGTTGATTCACTCAACGCCAACTATTCCTTCAAATATTTGGGGAAAGACAAAGGCGCAAGCGTAATCAGTTTCATCGATATGCGCCAGATGATGTGGCATTCAATGGTTATCAGCTCTGCTGAGCGCGAAGCCCCCTATGTGATTGATGGTCTGATGCACAACGATGTTATAAAAAGCGATATTCATTCAACGGATACGCATGGTTATTCAGAAGTGATATTTGCCGCCACTTTTTTCCTGAACTTCACGTTTGCACCTCGCATCAAAGGACTGGGCCGCCAGAAGCTGTATGCGTTCAGGAACGGAAAAACGAAAACCACGGGGCAAGACACCCAGGGCTTTAAACCTGATCGCTATATCAATGAGGAAATTGCTAGCGTCCAGTGGGACGAAATGTTGCGGTTTATAGCGACAATTAAGCTAAAAAGAACGACAGCTTCACAGCTTTTCAGGCGATTGAATTCCTACTCTAAGCAGCACCCGCTTTATAAGGCATTAAAAGAATTTGGCAAGATTCCTAAGACGCTGTTTATCTTGAAATATGCAGACGACCTTGAATTCAGGCAAGCGATTGAGAAACAACTTAATAAGGTCGAGGGGGCGAATAAATTGTCCAAGGCGATTTCACTGGGTAATGATCATGCATTCGCTCAAGGTGAAAAAGAAGACCAGGATATTGCGGAAGGCTGTCGCCGACTAATCAAAAATACCCTTATATGTTGGAACTATCTTTATCTTGCAAAGGAACTCGGTAAGGATAATAACGAAGAGCGTAAAAAGGAACTCATGGAGGCCATCCGAAACGATTCCGTCATGCGGTGGAGCCATTTTAACTTGCAGGGGGAATATGATTTCTCGGATGAAAAAATGGTTGATTCCATCGGGTTGTAA
- a CDS encoding TonB-dependent receptor domain-containing protein codes for MPKFPMCCKLDTRFATGLFGFLGALVGKVVSKLSGDYPMPCRNNIIHRRALFLLALWLAPTLVQAHTGSSGMNGWADGFNHPLHGWDHLLAMLAVGIWAAQLRGRTIWQLPLAFVGVMSLGGLAGVMGLSVPGAETMILFSVLVFGVLIVRKIRFRATVSLFIVGFFAFFHGYAHGQEMPASAGLVSFALGFMLATLLLHGAGILTARLVIFMAACFLGSSVHAREKDNAAVEANEAVIEAESKTRKKESVELDEIVVTERADSQIGIADSASQGNVGQAQLQYRPITRPAEVLETVPGLIATQHSGEGKANQYFLRGFNLDHGTDFLTQIEGVPVNQLSHSHGQGWTDTNFLIPELIETLEYKKGNYYAENGDFASTGSANIHYVRDLPRQLLKFTGGSFDYYRGLAAGSQKLGGGHLLYAGETVHNNGPWGVGNDYLKFNGLLRYSREATDRGWSLTGMATKADWRSTDQIARRAVDQGMIGRFGAIDPTDGGHSQRYSVTGEWHRRDDRSETRLMAYGIYSTLNLFSNFTFFLDNNEVNNPQGCRGLPSSPGEKMDPAIFNTCGDQFGQPDDRWTTGFKGSHTWFHKWGAIDSETTLGLQLRNDNIQNGLTKTHAQNQYAVTRQDTLWVTSLSPYAENKTQWNRWLRTSTGVRFDGFRFDVSQSNISQNTGERYDGLVSPKLGVVLGPWMETEFYLNGGLGYHSNDARGINTRIDPASGTAVDRASPLVRTYGAEIGLRSTWLKGLQSTLALWWLDLDSELVFVGDAGTTEASRPSRRYGLEFANYYSPADWITFDADVSVSRARFRDREPGIGNHIPNSIETVIAAGTTLHNIHGGFFGGPRLRYFGPRSLDESGGRRSEATLLVSALLGYEVTQNLSFQAEVFNLLNRKDDGITYFYPSRLPGESLAGVDDFHFHPVEPISFRLGFTAKF; via the coding sequence TTGCCCAAATTTCCAATGTGCTGTAAGCTCGATACCAGGTTTGCAACTGGCCTATTTGGTTTTCTTGGCGCGCTTGTTGGGAAGGTTGTAAGCAAACTCTCAGGAGATTATCCAATGCCCTGCCGAAATAACATAATCCATCGCAGAGCGCTGTTTCTTTTGGCGTTATGGTTAGCACCTACTCTCGTTCAGGCTCATACGGGCAGTAGCGGTATGAACGGTTGGGCCGACGGCTTCAATCATCCCCTGCATGGCTGGGATCATCTTCTGGCCATGCTGGCGGTCGGTATATGGGCTGCGCAACTGCGGGGCCGGACTATTTGGCAGCTTCCGCTCGCTTTTGTCGGCGTCATGAGTCTCGGCGGTCTTGCTGGAGTGATGGGCCTATCCGTGCCGGGAGCGGAAACGATGATTTTGTTCTCTGTACTCGTTTTCGGCGTGCTGATCGTCCGAAAAATCCGTTTCCGGGCCACTGTCAGTTTATTCATCGTCGGTTTTTTCGCCTTTTTCCATGGCTACGCGCACGGCCAGGAAATGCCCGCTTCGGCCGGCCTCGTTTCCTTCGCTTTGGGTTTCATGCTGGCGACGCTGCTGCTGCACGGTGCAGGCATACTGACCGCTCGCCTGGTGATTTTCATGGCTGCCTGTTTTCTCGGCAGCAGCGTTCATGCTCGGGAAAAGGATAATGCCGCTGTTGAGGCCAATGAAGCCGTCATAGAAGCTGAATCGAAAACTCGTAAAAAAGAGAGTGTAGAGCTTGATGAAATCGTCGTGACGGAGCGGGCCGATTCGCAAATAGGCATTGCCGACAGCGCCTCGCAAGGCAATGTGGGACAAGCCCAGCTTCAATATCGACCGATCACTCGGCCGGCCGAGGTTTTGGAAACCGTCCCCGGCCTGATCGCGACTCAGCACAGCGGCGAAGGCAAAGCCAATCAATATTTCTTGCGGGGATTCAACCTCGACCACGGCACCGATTTTCTGACCCAGATTGAAGGCGTTCCGGTCAACCAGTTATCTCATTCGCACGGCCAAGGTTGGACCGATACCAATTTCCTCATTCCCGAGTTAATCGAAACGCTGGAATATAAAAAAGGCAATTATTATGCCGAAAACGGCGACTTCGCCAGTACCGGCTCCGCCAACATCCATTATGTTAGAGACCTGCCCCGGCAGCTTCTCAAGTTTACTGGCGGCAGCTTTGATTACTACCGGGGACTGGCGGCGGGGTCTCAAAAGCTGGGCGGTGGTCATTTATTGTATGCCGGAGAAACCGTTCACAATAACGGCCCATGGGGCGTAGGCAATGACTATTTGAAATTCAACGGCCTGTTGCGCTATAGCCGAGAGGCTACCGATCGTGGCTGGAGCCTCACCGGCATGGCGACGAAGGCCGACTGGCGGTCCACCGATCAGATCGCCAGGCGCGCGGTAGACCAGGGAATGATAGGCCGGTTTGGCGCCATCGACCCGACCGATGGCGGCCATAGCCAGCGTTACAGCGTGACCGGGGAGTGGCATCGCCGGGACGACCGGAGTGAAACCCGGTTAATGGCTTACGGCATTTATTCCACGCTGAATCTGTTTTCGAACTTTACCTTCTTTCTGGATAACAATGAGGTCAACAATCCCCAAGGTTGCAGGGGCTTGCCCTCATCGCCGGGCGAAAAAATGGATCCCGCCATTTTCAATACCTGCGGCGACCAGTTCGGACAGCCCGATGATCGCTGGACGACCGGTTTCAAGGGCAGCCACACTTGGTTCCATAAATGGGGCGCTATCGACTCCGAAACGACATTGGGCTTACAACTGCGTAACGACAACATTCAAAACGGGTTAACCAAGACGCACGCCCAAAACCAATACGCGGTGACTCGCCAAGACACTCTCTGGGTGACCAGTCTCAGCCCTTATGCGGAAAATAAAACCCAATGGAATCGCTGGCTGCGTACCAGCACGGGGGTGCGCTTCGACGGCTTTCGCTTTGACGTCAGCCAGAGCAATATTAGTCAAAATACCGGAGAGCGCTATGACGGTTTGGTAAGCCCAAAACTCGGGGTTGTCTTAGGTCCTTGGATGGAAACGGAATTTTATCTCAATGGCGGCCTCGGCTATCACAGCAACGATGCCCGCGGCATCAACACCCGCATCGACCCGGCCAGCGGCACAGCCGTCGATCGCGCCTCTCCCCTGGTACGGACCTATGGCGCGGAAATCGGCTTACGTTCGACCTGGCTGAAGGGATTGCAAAGCACCTTGGCGCTCTGGTGGCTGGATCTCGATTCGGAACTGGTCTTTGTCGGGGATGCGGGAACCACCGAAGCCAGCCGCCCGAGCCGCCGCTACGGACTTGAATTCGCCAACTATTACTCCCCCGCCGACTGGATCACTTTCGATGCCGATGTCAGCGTCTCCCGTGCGCGTTTCCGTGACCGCGAACCGGGCATCGGCAATCACATCCCGAACTCGATAGAAACGGTGATCGCCGCCGGAACGACATTGCATAATATCCACGGCGGTTTTTTTGGCGGCCCCCGGCTCCGCTATTTCGGGCCGCGCTCCCTGGATGAAAGCGGCGGCCGCCGTTCGGAAGCCACCCTGCTGGTCTCCGCCCTACTCGGTTACGAGGTGACCCAGAACCTGAGTTTCCAGGCGGAAGTATTCAACCTGTTGAACCGTAAAGACGATGGCATTACCTATTTCTACCCATCGCGCCTGCCCGGTGAAAGCCTTGCCGGGGTGGATGATTTCCATTTTCATCCGGTGGAACCGATCAGCTTTCGCTTAGGCTTTACGGCGAAATTTTAA
- a CDS encoding recombinase family protein: MLIGYARVSKSDGSQVLDPQIDALIVHGVTPDHIYSDYASGKNDERPGLLACLKALRAGDVLIVWKLDRLGRNLKHLVTTVHDLSEKGVGFKVLAGQGANIDTATSSGKLIFGIFAALAEFERELISERTKAALTAARARGRKGGAKFALTKAQVRLAQSAMGQKETVISELCKELGITKPTLYRYLAPNGALRDYGKRVLGVDQ; the protein is encoded by the coding sequence ATGTTAATTGGCTATGCACGGGTCTCAAAATCGGATGGCTCTCAAGTTCTTGATCCTCAAATCGACGCACTAATAGTGCATGGTGTCACGCCCGATCATATTTATAGTGATTACGCATCCGGCAAGAATGACGAACGTCCAGGCTTGTTAGCCTGCCTAAAGGCGTTAAGGGCGGGTGATGTTTTGATCGTTTGGAAACTCGACCGACTGGGCCGGAATCTAAAGCATCTGGTGACTACCGTTCATGACTTATCCGAAAAAGGTGTCGGTTTTAAAGTATTGGCCGGACAAGGGGCTAATATTGATACCGCCACTTCCAGTGGAAAGTTGATTTTTGGAATTTTTGCTGCTTTGGCAGAATTTGAACGGGAATTGATTAGTGAACGAACAAAAGCGGCTTTAACGGCAGCCAGAGCTAGAGGGAGAAAAGGCGGTGCAAAATTCGCTTTAACTAAAGCTCAAGTAAGATTAGCTCAATCGGCAATGGGTCAAAAAGAAACCGTTATTTCCGAACTTTGCAAAGAGCTGGGTATCACCAAGCCAACCCTCTATCGATACCTTGCGCCCAATGGTGCATTAAGAGATTATGGTAAAAGGGTGTTGGGTGTTGACCAGTAG
- a CDS encoding isochorismatase family protein: MNYEKFSADNAALLLIDHQVGTMQLIKNIDRELAAKQSIALAKMAKILNMPVVLTSSQENNAQGPLLPEIAEILPEAYEARIKRPGVVNAWAYPDFHKAVLATGRKQLIMAGVTTDVCLIFPAIDAAREGFAVQAVMDASGSPSDLSEEFSRQRMHDAGVVLTATNTLMAEIAQDWSTPTGQQLIGLLFSDVFPALGAGIA; the protein is encoded by the coding sequence ATGAATTACGAAAAATTTAGTGCTGACAATGCGGCTCTGCTGTTGATCGACCATCAGGTCGGCACCATGCAACTGATCAAGAACATCGACCGCGAGCTTGCCGCCAAACAGTCGATTGCGCTGGCCAAGATGGCGAAGATTCTGAACATGCCGGTCGTCCTCACGTCCAGCCAGGAAAATAACGCCCAAGGCCCGCTTCTTCCGGAAATCGCCGAGATCCTGCCAGAAGCATACGAGGCACGGATCAAGCGCCCCGGCGTGGTCAATGCCTGGGCCTATCCGGACTTCCACAAAGCGGTGCTCGCCACCGGGCGCAAGCAACTGATCATGGCGGGTGTGACCACCGACGTGTGCCTCATCTTTCCGGCGATTGACGCTGCGCGTGAAGGCTTTGCCGTGCAAGCCGTGATGGATGCTTCGGGCTCGCCCAGTGACCTTTCCGAAGAATTCTCGCGTCAGCGCATGCACGATGCAGGCGTTGTGCTCACCGCGACCAACACGCTCATGGCGGAAATCGCGCAGGACTGGTCGACCCCGACCGGGCAACAGCTGATCGGTTTGTTATTCAGCGATGTGTTTCCGGCCCTTGGCGCCGGCATCGCCTGA